The [Clostridium] celerecrescens 18A genomic sequence GTATTTAGGCCCCTTTCCTTACTTGCTCTGAGGATGGCAATCAGCCCCTCCAGCTGTACAAAGGGCTCCCCTCCGCTGACTGTGATTCCCCCTCCGTCGGAATTATCATAGTAATCCTTATCCTTCATCACTTCTTCCATGATGAAATCCAATTCCATATCTTTTCCATGAAATTCAAGTGCATCCTGCATACAGTTTTTCTCACAAGCCAGACAATCGGTACATAGGGTGCTGTTATAATTGAATTTCCCGTTGTCATCAAAGGTAATAGCCTTAGTCTGGCATCCCTTTTCGCATGAACGGCATCCGATACACTTCGACTCGTTGTATAAGAGTTCCGGATAAGATGTCTGTGTCTCTGGATTGGCGCACCATGGACAGTACATGGAGCATCCTTTTAAGAAAACGGTGGTGCGGATCCCAGGTCCGTCATGGGTCGCAAACCGTTCCATATTGGTTACTCTAATCATACAATGCCCTGCTCAGCAATTCTTCCTGGATATCCTTTGTCAGATTCACAAAGACCGCACTGTAACCGGCCACTCGGACAATTAAATCCGGGTAATTCTCCGGATTCTTTTGGGCAGCCTCAAGAACGCCATAATCCACAACCGTTACCATGAGCTGGCAGCCTCCTTTTTTAAAATATGTATCAAATAACATTTTGACTTTTTTTCGGTCTTTATTGAACATACGGGGCGTAAATTTGATATTCTGCACGCTTCCCCCATGATATTTTGCCTGGAATTTAACCAGGGAATTCAAGCAGGCGGTAGGTCCGTTTTTTGCCGCTCCGCCCTGGGGATTATTAGCTGGATTTAAGTAAATACCTGTTTTTCTCCCGTCCAGGCTGGCAAATGTATCATGACCCCAATCTGTATTTGTCTGGTTATTTGAAATTACAATCAGAAAATATCCCATGCCATAATCAATCCCCTTCTGACGGATCCCTTTTGCTACAAATTCAAATAAATCATTT encodes the following:
- a CDS encoding glycyl-radical enzyme activating protein, giving the protein MIRVTNMERFATHDGPGIRTTVFLKGCSMYCPWCANPETQTSYPELLYNESKCIGCRSCEKGCQTKAITFDDNGKFNYNSTLCTDCLACEKNCMQDALEFHGKDMELDFIMEEVMKDKDYYDNSDGGGITVSGGEPFVQLEGLIAILRASKERGLNTAVETTGNYSLKALQAAEPYIDHFLYDFKHLDDEVLKRVTGGNGRQIKENLLYLVEMCPDKLTVRMPIIPGFNFDSALIKETLGYLQQLGVKNVNLLPYHTLGKAKYEKLGRAYQMTDKMLHEEDLEEYHQYALKIGLESRIGG